A stretch of the Marivirga tractuosa DSM 4126 genome encodes the following:
- the metH gene encoding methionine synthase produces MSRFSKDILKDRILVLDGAMGTMIQNYKLTEADYRGDRFADYPSDLKGNNDLLSLTQPKIIKDIHRAYLDAGADIIETNTFSGTTIAMADYDMQDLVWELNEQSAKIAKEVTEEYADKPRFVAGSIGPTNKTASLSPDVNRPGFRATSFDELKIAYKLQAEALAVGGVDIFLVETVFDTLNCKSALMAIQELKEEKGIEIPVMVSGTITDASGRTLSGQTVGAFWNSIRHFPLLSVGFNCALGADQLKTYLQQLARISDVAISCHPNAGLPNEFGEYDESPSEMSSIIKSYFDEGLVNIIGGCCGTQPEHIKAIAEYAAKSQPHKIAAQKKIMRLSGLEPLSVTPEINFVNIGERTNVSGSKKFARLIREEKFEEAVDIAIDQVEGGAQIIDINMDDGMLDAVKVLPNFVNLISSEPDIARLPFMIDSSKWEVIEAGLKCLQGKGIVNSISLKEGEEDFIAKAKKIKSYGASVVVMAFDETGQADTFDRKIAVCKRCYDLLVNKAEFPPEDIIFDPNILTIGTGMEEHNNYAVDFINAVQWIKENLPYAKTSGGVSNISFSFRGNNTVREAMHSAFLYHAIKAGLDMGIVNPGMLEVYDEIDKELLDYVEDLLFNKRADATERLMAYAENIKPGEKAEKATQEWRNLPVNKRLEHALIKGITEYIEEDTEESRLQAERPLDVIEGPLMDGMNVVGDLFGSGKMFLPQVVKSARVMKKAVAILLPYIEAEKKKNSPKAPYPPKGADSAQHWQTADPILYGLMKDFAKQMRHDHPTHAELVLWDALKGKQLEGYKFRRQHIIGGYITDFICLKAKLIIEIDGLIHQLPENKANDEERTKWLEEQGYKVIRFTNSEVITQLDIVLKKILEALSTPPLGAGGPLGAEEPVQERSGKGKILMATVKGDVHDIGKNIVSVVLACNNYEIIDLGVMVPLQKILEEAEKNQVDIIGLSGLITPSLDEMIYVVEEMEKRGLKTPVMIGGATTSRIHTAVKIKPNYSGPVIHVNDASRSVTVAGKLLGKDKEEFYKEIEREYAEAKAGHGKRGEAKNYVSIEEARANKYQIDWNNHRPHAPQKIGSEVLLDYDLKEIAEYIDWTPFFQTWEMKGRYPKILDDAEKGQEARKLFADAQQMLQEIIDQKLLTANAIFGLYPAHTKNHDSIEVFGDTDKTQKLTEFHTLRQQNKKGEKNPNYAFSDFLAPSEADYTDYMGCFAVTTGIGLDKLTAKYEADHDDYNSIMAKALADRLAEAFAELLHKKVRTEYWGYAKDEALDNESLIKEQYKGIRPAPGYPGCPDHTEKITLFELLDVEKNTGIMLTENLAMLPTASVSGFYFGHPESRYFGLGKIGKDQVEDIAKRKNQEYKEIERWLKPNLNY; encoded by the coding sequence ATGAGTCGATTTTCAAAAGATATTTTAAAAGACAGGATTTTAGTATTGGATGGTGCTATGGGCACTATGATTCAGAACTATAAACTCACAGAAGCCGATTACCGTGGAGATCGTTTTGCGGATTATCCATCAGATTTGAAAGGCAACAATGATTTATTGTCCTTAACCCAGCCTAAAATCATTAAAGATATACACAGAGCGTATCTTGATGCCGGTGCTGATATCATTGAAACCAATACTTTTAGTGGGACAACTATTGCAATGGCAGATTATGACATGCAGGATTTGGTTTGGGAACTAAATGAGCAATCAGCCAAAATTGCCAAAGAAGTAACTGAGGAATATGCTGACAAACCTAGGTTTGTAGCAGGTTCAATTGGTCCCACCAATAAAACTGCTTCTTTATCCCCTGATGTAAATCGTCCCGGATTCAGAGCCACTTCTTTTGATGAATTAAAAATAGCCTATAAACTACAAGCGGAAGCATTGGCTGTAGGTGGAGTAGATATATTTTTGGTAGAAACTGTTTTTGATACCTTGAATTGTAAATCTGCATTGATGGCTATTCAAGAACTAAAAGAAGAGAAAGGTATCGAAATCCCTGTGATGGTTTCAGGTACTATAACAGATGCGAGTGGAAGAACGCTTTCCGGACAAACAGTTGGAGCATTCTGGAATAGTATCCGTCATTTCCCTTTGCTAAGTGTTGGCTTTAACTGCGCTTTAGGTGCTGATCAGCTCAAAACGTATTTGCAGCAATTGGCCAGAATTTCCGATGTGGCCATTTCATGCCATCCAAATGCAGGATTGCCCAATGAATTTGGGGAATATGATGAAAGTCCCTCAGAAATGAGCAGCATTATCAAAAGCTATTTTGATGAAGGCTTGGTCAACATCATAGGCGGCTGCTGCGGTACTCAACCAGAACACATCAAGGCCATAGCAGAATATGCTGCCAAATCTCAGCCTCATAAAATTGCGGCACAAAAGAAAATAATGCGATTAAGCGGCTTAGAGCCTTTATCGGTTACTCCAGAGATCAATTTTGTGAATATAGGAGAAAGAACCAATGTTTCGGGCTCTAAGAAATTTGCAAGACTAATCCGTGAAGAAAAGTTTGAAGAAGCTGTAGACATCGCCATTGATCAAGTAGAAGGTGGAGCACAGATTATCGATATTAATATGGATGACGGCATGCTTGATGCTGTCAAAGTTTTACCTAACTTTGTAAATCTTATTTCCTCAGAACCGGATATTGCACGACTTCCTTTCATGATTGATTCTTCCAAATGGGAAGTAATTGAAGCAGGATTAAAATGCTTGCAAGGAAAAGGAATTGTCAACTCCATCAGTTTAAAGGAAGGTGAAGAAGATTTTATAGCCAAAGCCAAAAAGATTAAAAGTTATGGTGCCTCAGTGGTAGTCATGGCTTTTGATGAAACAGGTCAAGCCGATACTTTTGATAGAAAAATCGCAGTCTGCAAACGATGCTATGATCTATTAGTGAATAAAGCAGAATTCCCTCCTGAGGACATCATTTTTGACCCGAACATCCTGACAATAGGTACGGGAATGGAAGAGCATAATAATTATGCTGTTGACTTCATCAATGCCGTTCAGTGGATAAAAGAAAATCTTCCTTACGCCAAAACCAGTGGTGGAGTCAGCAATATTTCCTTTTCTTTTCGTGGGAATAATACCGTCAGAGAAGCCATGCATTCTGCTTTTCTTTATCATGCCATTAAAGCAGGTTTAGATATGGGCATAGTCAATCCTGGAATGTTGGAGGTTTATGATGAAATAGACAAAGAACTTTTGGATTACGTAGAGGATTTGCTCTTCAATAAAAGAGCTGACGCTACGGAAAGATTAATGGCCTATGCTGAAAATATAAAGCCAGGTGAGAAAGCAGAGAAGGCTACTCAAGAATGGAGAAATTTACCAGTCAATAAAAGATTAGAACATGCCTTAATTAAAGGTATTACAGAATATATAGAAGAGGATACTGAAGAAAGCAGACTCCAAGCCGAACGTCCTCTAGATGTAATCGAAGGCCCATTAATGGACGGCATGAATGTAGTGGGCGATCTATTTGGATCAGGGAAAATGTTTCTACCACAAGTGGTGAAAAGTGCTAGAGTTATGAAGAAGGCTGTGGCTATCTTACTGCCTTACATTGAAGCAGAAAAGAAAAAAAACAGCCCAAAAGCCCCCTATCCCCCAAAGGGGGCTGATAGTGCTCAGCACTGGCAGACTGCTGACCCGATACTTTACGGTTTGATGAAAGATTTTGCAAAACAAATGAGGCATGATCATCCTACTCATGCCGAATTAGTCCTATGGGATGCGTTAAAAGGAAAACAGCTTGAAGGATATAAGTTTAGAAGACAACACATAATTGGAGGCTATATCACTGATTTTATTTGTTTAAAAGCAAAACTAATAATTGAAATAGATGGACTAATCCATCAATTACCAGAAAATAAAGCCAATGATGAAGAAAGAACAAAATGGCTAGAGGAACAAGGCTATAAAGTAATCCGCTTTACCAATTCTGAAGTAATAACCCAGTTAGATATTGTCCTAAAAAAAATCTTAGAAGCACTCAGCACTCCCCCTTTGGGGGCTGGGGGGCCTTTGGGGGCGGAAGAACCTGTACAAGAGCGATCTGGCAAAGGAAAAATATTAATGGCTACCGTCAAAGGCGATGTCCACGATATAGGCAAAAACATCGTTTCTGTGGTTTTGGCCTGTAATAACTATGAAATTATTGATTTAGGCGTGATGGTGCCCCTTCAAAAGATCTTGGAGGAAGCTGAAAAAAATCAAGTCGATATCATTGGCTTAAGCGGACTGATTACACCTTCCCTTGATGAGATGATTTATGTCGTAGAAGAAATGGAAAAAAGAGGACTTAAAACACCGGTGATGATTGGGGGTGCTACTACCTCGCGTATTCATACAGCTGTGAAAATCAAACCGAATTATAGTGGACCAGTGATTCATGTGAATGATGCCTCTCGCTCTGTAACTGTTGCTGGTAAGCTACTAGGAAAAGATAAAGAGGAATTTTATAAAGAAATCGAAAGAGAATATGCAGAAGCAAAAGCAGGCCATGGCAAAAGAGGTGAAGCTAAAAATTATGTAAGCATAGAAGAAGCAAGGGCTAATAAATACCAAATTGACTGGAATAACCATCGACCTCATGCTCCTCAAAAAATCGGAAGTGAGGTTTTGCTTGATTATGATTTAAAGGAAATAGCAGAATACATTGACTGGACACCTTTTTTCCAGACCTGGGAAATGAAAGGCCGCTATCCTAAAATTTTGGATGATGCTGAAAAAGGGCAAGAAGCAAGAAAACTTTTTGCTGATGCGCAACAGATGTTGCAAGAAATCATAGATCAAAAGCTACTAACAGCAAATGCTATCTTCGGACTTTATCCTGCGCACACTAAAAATCATGATAGTATAGAAGTATTTGGTGATACAGACAAAACCCAAAAGCTTACTGAATTCCATACGCTACGTCAGCAAAATAAGAAAGGTGAAAAGAACCCGAATTATGCTTTTTCTGACTTCCTAGCACCATCTGAGGCAGATTACACCGATTACATGGGCTGTTTTGCCGTGACGACTGGAATTGGCTTGGATAAATTGACAGCAAAATACGAAGCCGATCATGATGATTATAACAGCATCATGGCAAAGGCATTAGCTGATCGCTTAGCAGAAGCATTTGCAGAACTCTTGCACAAAAAGGTAAGAACTGAATACTGGGGTTATGCTAAAGATGAGGCATTAGATAACGAAAGCTTGATAAAAGAACAATATAAAGGAATCAGACCGGCTCCAGGTTATCCTGGTTGCCCTGACCATACTGAAAAGATTACTTTATTTGAATTATTGGATGTAGAAAAGAACACAGGCATCATGCTTACTGAAAACCTAGCCATGCTGCCAACAGCCTCAGTTAGCGGATTCTATTTCGGTCACCCTGAAAGTCGCTACTTTGGTCTTGGCAAAATCGGTAAAGATCAGGTAGAAGACATAGCCAAGCGAAAAAATCAAGAATACAAGGAAATCGAGAGGTGGTTAAAGCCTAATTTGAATTATTAA
- a CDS encoding tetratricopeptide repeat protein produces the protein MRFLIALNIILYSFSMSAQDHSAEKYLLKYYEQEAFDKVVEKADSILANNNKANLSRIYQIKADALYFLNDVEASLQNYLLTIEYLEEFPVDTVYLIESYSHTGFCYKYLGKFTEAIPYYEKALQICRQVNDSLEIANQLSHLGEIKVKLNAFAQAKAYYEEAYEINFNLKDSIAFGYDLVDLGDLKFAMKEYDKAIEYYQKGILVHETRANNHNTHILRMGKLSHAFLHVGQSDSAMYYINQALNEAEKLNDSLSMAKHWIIKAEILAFEKDFDSALWYGNSAKDYFHEDGYSSYKTNGNITLADIYIAQRNLRKAKTILITEKEFLEENKKWDRLFDIYTKLIMISEQEGNYKAALDYSKSFRVLNDSILQKDKLQTILSLETSFNTKQKEQEIELLKSQEKLIQFKLAQERKNIIVLGVMLILVVFIAIFIYFSIRKKHQLERELLSAQINEMRSQLKMLIDNNSAEITIDQDVFNEKLDNPLSTREIEVLTYALSDLTNQEIADKVFVSVNTVKFHLKNIYEKLGVSNRKEVIKFALSSSKLNE, from the coding sequence ATGAGATTTTTAATAGCATTAAATATTATACTTTATAGTTTTTCTATGTCTGCTCAGGATCATTCAGCTGAGAAATATCTGTTGAAGTATTATGAACAAGAGGCTTTTGATAAAGTGGTAGAAAAAGCAGATTCTATCTTAGCAAACAACAATAAAGCAAACCTTTCAAGAATTTATCAAATAAAAGCGGATGCCCTTTATTTTTTGAATGATGTAGAAGCCTCATTGCAAAATTACTTGCTCACCATTGAGTACTTGGAGGAATTCCCAGTGGATACCGTTTATTTAATCGAAAGCTACAGTCATACGGGTTTTTGTTACAAATACCTGGGCAAGTTCACTGAAGCCATACCTTATTACGAGAAAGCTTTGCAGATTTGTCGGCAAGTCAACGATTCCTTGGAAATTGCCAACCAATTATCTCATTTGGGAGAAATTAAGGTTAAACTAAATGCATTTGCTCAAGCAAAAGCGTACTATGAAGAAGCCTATGAAATCAATTTTAATTTGAAGGATTCAATTGCTTTTGGCTATGATTTAGTCGATTTGGGAGATTTGAAATTTGCCATGAAGGAATATGATAAAGCCATTGAATATTACCAAAAAGGAATTTTGGTTCACGAAACGCGTGCTAATAATCATAATACGCATATTTTACGGATGGGTAAATTGAGTCATGCATTTTTACATGTGGGACAATCGGATAGTGCTATGTATTACATTAATCAAGCTTTAAATGAAGCTGAAAAACTAAATGATAGTCTGAGCATGGCTAAGCATTGGATTATAAAAGCTGAAATTTTAGCCTTTGAAAAGGATTTTGATTCAGCACTTTGGTATGGAAACAGTGCGAAAGACTATTTTCATGAGGATGGGTATAGCAGTTATAAAACAAATGGCAACATCACTTTAGCTGATATCTATATAGCACAGCGGAATTTAAGGAAAGCAAAAACTATATTAATAACGGAAAAGGAATTTCTAGAAGAAAATAAAAAATGGGATCGATTATTTGATATTTACACCAAATTGATCATGATTTCAGAGCAGGAAGGAAATTACAAAGCTGCTTTAGATTACTCAAAGAGCTTTAGGGTCTTAAATGACTCGATTTTGCAGAAAGATAAATTGCAGACTATTTTGTCGCTTGAAACTTCATTCAATACCAAGCAGAAAGAACAGGAGATAGAACTTCTTAAATCTCAAGAAAAATTAATTCAATTCAAATTAGCGCAAGAACGTAAAAATATCATTGTGTTAGGAGTTATGCTAATTTTGGTGGTCTTCATTGCTATATTCATTTATTTCTCAATCAGGAAGAAACATCAATTAGAGCGGGAATTACTCAGCGCACAAATCAATGAAATGCGCTCACAATTGAAAATGTTAATAGATAATAACAGTGCTGAGATTACCATCGATCAAGATGTATTTAACGAAAAATTAGATAACCCACTTTCAACTCGTGAAATTGAGGTTCTAACTTATGCATTAAGTGATTTGACCAATCAAGAAATTGCGGATAAAGTTTTCGTATCAGTGAACACCGTTAAATTCCATTTGAAAAATATTTATGAAAAGCTAGGCGTTTCGAATCGTAAGGAAGTTATAAAATTTGCTTTGTC